In Mesorhizobium sp., one DNA window encodes the following:
- the yihA gene encoding ribosome biogenesis GTP-binding protein YihA/YsxC: MTTRDRAELTGGEGLFARPWIFIRGVPSMKFLPPEGPPEIAFAGRSNVGKSSLINALVGQKGLARTSNTPGRTQELNYFVPDGYSGEAGDLPPMALVDMPGYGFAQAPKAQVDAWTKLVFDYLKGRVTLKRVYVLIDSRHGVKTIDDEVLSLLDKAAVSYQIVLTKTDKIKPPAVQKLVAETLDKIRKRPAAFPEIIATSSEKGDGMAELRDAILLAARGG; this comes from the coding sequence GTGACCACACGGGACAGGGCGGAACTGACGGGAGGCGAGGGGCTGTTCGCGCGGCCGTGGATCTTCATCCGCGGCGTGCCGTCGATGAAGTTCCTGCCGCCGGAGGGACCGCCGGAGATCGCCTTTGCCGGCCGCTCCAATGTCGGCAAGTCGTCGCTGATCAACGCGCTCGTTGGCCAGAAGGGCCTGGCGCGCACCTCCAACACGCCCGGCCGCACGCAGGAACTGAACTACTTCGTGCCCGACGGCTATTCGGGCGAAGCGGGCGACCTTCCGCCGATGGCGCTGGTCGACATGCCGGGCTACGGCTTCGCCCAGGCGCCGAAGGCTCAGGTGGACGCCTGGACCAAGCTGGTCTTCGACTATCTGAAGGGCCGGGTCACGCTGAAGCGCGTCTACGTGCTGATCGATTCGCGCCACGGGGTGAAGACGATCGACGACGAGGTCCTGTCGCTGCTCGACAAGGCGGCGGTGTCCTACCAGATCGTGCTGACCAAGACCGACAAGATCAAGCCGCCGGCCGTGCAGAAGCTGGTGGCCGAGACGCTGGACAAGATCCGCAAGCGCCCCGCCGCCTTTCCCGAGATCATCGCCACCTCGTCGGAGAAGGGTGACGGCATGGCAGAATTGCGCGATGCGATCCTGCTCGCGGCCAGGGGCGGCTAG
- a CDS encoding MFS transporter, translating into MATQVQHPIWLPAVRTPGARTFALLYAVESFARASVASVIPIQAYELLNDKQAVSLLYTLVALSGLSVTLFMPMLIVRFARRRVYTAGVVSLVLGAAMFLTDTLAGQLLGMLLRVMGASALSITLNLYIMDHIAKTKFIEAESLRMAWSTLAWTGGPTIGVLLYGHFGLWAAHGIVVVFCAILLALFWYFRLSDDKAIRPGMTRPSNPLANIGRFVAQPRLRLAWLIAFGRSCFWTTFFVYGPILMVATGQGSLAGGLLVSGGNALLFFAILWGKAGKRFGARATMAFAFLGMTVMLAGAALFGEAVPLAAGGFLLATAFFAVALDSLGSTAFMRAVRVHERPQMSAVYRTYLDLSELLPPLVYSVVLAFTGLGGVFATLGLFLAFCGWLTWKFLPKRL; encoded by the coding sequence ATGGCGACGCAGGTCCAACACCCGATCTGGCTTCCCGCCGTCAGGACACCCGGCGCGCGCACCTTCGCGCTGCTCTACGCGGTGGAATCCTTCGCCCGCGCCTCGGTGGCGAGCGTCATCCCGATCCAGGCCTACGAACTGCTGAACGACAAGCAGGCGGTGTCGCTGCTCTATACGCTGGTGGCGCTGAGCGGGCTGTCGGTGACGCTGTTCATGCCGATGCTGATCGTGCGCTTCGCCCGGCGCCGGGTCTACACGGCAGGCGTAGTGTCGCTGGTGCTCGGCGCGGCGATGTTCCTGACCGACACGCTGGCCGGCCAGCTGCTCGGCATGCTGTTGCGCGTGATGGGTGCGAGCGCGCTGTCGATCACGCTCAACCTCTACATCATGGACCATATCGCCAAGACCAAGTTCATCGAGGCGGAATCGCTGCGCATGGCCTGGTCGACGCTGGCATGGACCGGCGGGCCGACCATCGGCGTGTTGCTCTACGGCCATTTCGGCCTGTGGGCGGCGCACGGCATCGTCGTGGTCTTCTGCGCGATCCTGCTCGCGCTCTTCTGGTATTTCCGTCTGAGCGACGACAAGGCGATCCGGCCGGGGATGACGCGGCCGTCCAATCCGCTCGCCAATATCGGCCGTTTCGTCGCGCAGCCGCGGCTGAGGCTCGCCTGGCTGATCGCCTTCGGCCGCTCCTGCTTCTGGACGACCTTCTTCGTCTACGGGCCGATCCTGATGGTGGCGACCGGCCAGGGCAGCCTCGCCGGCGGCCTGCTGGTGTCGGGCGGCAATGCGCTCCTCTTCTTCGCGATCCTGTGGGGCAAGGCCGGAAAGCGCTTCGGCGCGCGGGCCACGATGGCCTTTGCCTTCCTGGGCATGACCGTAATGCTGGCGGGCGCCGCGCTCTTCGGAGAGGCCGTTCCACTGGCGGCCGGCGGCTTCCTCCTGGCCACGGCCTTCTTCGCAGTGGCTCTCGATTCGCTGGGCTCCACCGCCTTCATGCGCGCGGTGCGCGTGCACGAGCGGCCGCAGATGTCGGCGGTCTACCGCACCTATCTCGACCTGTCGGAACTCTTGCCGCCGCTGGTCTATTCGGTCGTGCTGGCCTTCACCGGCCTCGGCGGGGTGTTTGCGACTCTCGGCCTGTTCCTCGCATTCTGCGGCTGGCTGACCTGGAAATTCCTGCCGAAACGCCTGTGA
- a CDS encoding GntR family transcriptional regulator, which produces MEKNLSRSAPIDLRPATDRVVEALRTAIVTLQIAPGAVLDKAELTARFGVSRFPIAEALNRLKSEGLVDIKPQSGSTVSLVRLADARENMFLRRALEAETAAHLAVNRSAALLTELDRNLRYQKAAIEADDRPGFHELDLAFHDLLVGAVGYRRMRSIVESARLVLDRVRRLLISPRRHAVSYGEHCAIVEAIRAGDPEAARVAMAAHIDSVMIELEAFSQEHPEVFADRP; this is translated from the coding sequence ATGGAAAAGAACCTGTCACGGTCGGCGCCCATCGACCTGAGGCCAGCGACGGATCGCGTGGTCGAGGCGCTTCGCACTGCGATCGTCACGTTGCAGATCGCGCCCGGCGCCGTGCTGGACAAGGCCGAGCTGACGGCGCGATTCGGCGTCTCGCGATTTCCCATCGCCGAGGCGCTGAACCGCCTTAAGAGCGAGGGGCTGGTCGACATCAAGCCGCAGAGCGGTTCGACAGTGTCGCTCGTCCGCCTCGCCGACGCGCGCGAGAACATGTTCCTGCGCCGCGCGCTGGAGGCCGAGACGGCGGCGCATCTCGCGGTAAACCGCAGCGCGGCGCTGCTGACGGAGCTCGATCGCAATCTGCGCTACCAGAAGGCGGCGATCGAGGCGGACGACAGGCCGGGCTTCCACGAACTCGACCTCGCCTTCCACGACCTGCTGGTCGGGGCCGTCGGCTACCGACGCATGCGCTCCATCGTCGAGAGCGCCCGTCTCGTTCTCGACCGCGTGCGCAGGCTCTTGATCTCGCCGCGCCGGCACGCCGTCTCCTACGGCGAGCATTGCGCGATCGTCGAGGCGATCCGGGCGGGCGACCCGGAGGCCGCACGCGTGGCGATGGCGGCGCATATCGATTCCGTGATGATCGAACTAGAGGCGTTCTCGCAGGAGCATCCGGAAGTGTTCGCCGACAGGCCGTGA
- a CDS encoding UxaA family hydrolase: protein MGKHTTARTLRLAADDNVIIAVERIEAGAISDGIAARARIPFGHKMASRPIPMGEPVRKFGQIIGFASQPIEKGDWVHEHNVFMHDFERDYQFCADARPENVLPVEQQATFQGFRRANGRAGTRNYLGILTSVNCSASVARFMAEAAERSGMLDDFPNVDGVVSFTHGTGCGMAGSGEGFDILQRTQWGYAGNPNLGAVLLVGLGCEVFQIGRMKSTYGMAEGETFRTMTIQDTGGTKKTIEQGLARIREMLPAVNAAKRETLPASQLTLALQCGGSDGYSGITANPALGVAADILVKNGGTAILSETPEIYGAEHLLTRRARTREVGEKLVERIHWWEEYTARLGGEMNNNPSPGNKAGGLTTILEKSLGAAAKGGSTTLNAVYEYAEPVTEKGFVFMDTPGYDPVSATGQVAGGANIICFTTGRGSAYGCKPAPSIKLATNTPMYERMVDDMDINCGDILDGVGVAEKGRQIFDEILAVASGKKTKSEELGYGDNEFVPWQIGAVM, encoded by the coding sequence ATGGGAAAGCACACGACCGCGAGGACCTTGCGCCTCGCCGCCGACGACAACGTCATCATCGCCGTCGAACGGATCGAGGCGGGCGCGATCAGCGACGGCATCGCTGCGCGAGCGCGCATCCCCTTCGGCCACAAGATGGCGAGCCGGCCGATCCCGATGGGCGAGCCGGTGCGCAAGTTCGGCCAGATCATCGGCTTCGCCAGCCAGCCGATCGAAAAAGGCGACTGGGTGCACGAGCACAATGTCTTCATGCACGATTTCGAGCGCGACTATCAGTTCTGCGCCGACGCGCGGCCGGAGAACGTGCTGCCGGTCGAGCAGCAGGCGACCTTCCAGGGCTTCCGCCGCGCCAACGGTCGCGCCGGCACGCGCAACTATCTCGGCATCCTGACCAGCGTGAACTGCTCGGCCTCGGTCGCCCGCTTCATGGCCGAGGCGGCGGAACGCTCCGGCATGCTCGACGATTTCCCCAATGTGGACGGCGTCGTTTCCTTCACCCACGGCACCGGCTGCGGCATGGCGGGGTCCGGCGAAGGCTTCGACATCCTGCAGCGCACGCAATGGGGCTATGCCGGCAATCCCAATCTCGGCGCGGTTCTCCTCGTCGGCCTCGGCTGCGAGGTGTTCCAGATCGGCCGGATGAAGTCGACTTACGGCATGGCGGAGGGCGAGACCTTCCGCACCATGACGATCCAGGACACGGGCGGCACGAAGAAGACCATCGAACAGGGCCTTGCCCGCATCCGCGAAATGCTGCCGGCGGTCAATGCGGCGAAGCGCGAAACATTGCCCGCCTCGCAGCTGACGCTGGCGCTGCAATGCGGCGGCTCCGACGGCTATTCCGGCATCACCGCCAATCCGGCGCTCGGCGTCGCCGCCGACATTCTGGTCAAGAACGGCGGCACCGCGATCCTGTCGGAGACGCCCGAGATCTACGGGGCGGAACATCTGCTGACCCGCCGCGCGCGGACGCGCGAGGTCGGCGAGAAGCTGGTCGAGCGCATCCACTGGTGGGAGGAATACACCGCGCGGCTGGGCGGAGAGATGAACAACAATCCCTCGCCCGGCAACAAGGCGGGCGGTCTGACCACGATCCTGGAGAAGTCGCTGGGCGCCGCCGCCAAGGGCGGCTCGACCACGCTCAACGCCGTCTACGAATATGCCGAGCCGGTCACCGAGAAGGGCTTCGTGTTCATGGATACGCCCGGCTACGACCCGGTTTCGGCGACGGGCCAGGTGGCGGGCGGCGCCAACATCATCTGCTTCACCACCGGCCGCGGCTCGGCCTATGGCTGCAAGCCCGCGCCGTCGATCAAGCTCGCCACCAACACGCCGATGTACGAGCGCATGGTCGACGACATGGACATCAATTGCGGCGACATCCTCGACGGCGTGGGCGTCGCCGAAAAGGGCCGGCAGATCTTCGACGAGATCCTGGCGGTGGCGTCGGGAAAGAAGACGAAATCGGAGGAACTCGGCTACGGCGACAATGAATTCGTGCCCTGGCAGATCGGCGCCGTGATGTAG
- a CDS encoding ABC transporter substrate-binding protein, which translates to MKTGTYASALAIVVALSAGSAFADTSDKKIALSNNYAGNSWRQAMLKSWDKVTKKAVEDKIVAAADAFTTAENQVTEQAAQIQNMILQGYDAIVVNAASPDALNGAVKEACDAGITVVSFDGIVTEPCAWRIAVDFKQMGKDEVLYLAKKMPEGGNLLEIRGLAGVFVDDEISKGIHEGVAENPQFKIVGSVHGDWAQDVAQKAVAGILPSLPEIKAVVTQGGDGYGAAQAFKAANRPTPLIIMGNRQDELAWWKEQKDANGYETMSVSIAPGVSTLAFWVAQQILDGKDVPKDLTVPFLRIDQDTLEASLETTEKGGVANKEYTLEEAQQVIAGK; encoded by the coding sequence ATGAAGACTGGAACTTATGCCAGCGCGCTGGCCATCGTCGTCGCGCTTTCGGCCGGCTCGGCCTTCGCCGACACGTCCGACAAGAAGATCGCCCTGTCCAACAACTACGCCGGAAATTCCTGGCGGCAGGCGATGCTGAAGAGCTGGGACAAGGTGACGAAGAAGGCCGTCGAGGACAAGATCGTCGCCGCGGCCGACGCCTTCACCACCGCCGAAAACCAGGTGACGGAGCAGGCGGCCCAGATCCAGAACATGATCCTGCAGGGCTACGACGCGATCGTCGTCAATGCCGCCTCGCCGGACGCGCTGAACGGCGCGGTCAAGGAAGCCTGCGACGCCGGCATCACCGTCGTCTCCTTCGACGGCATCGTCACCGAGCCCTGCGCCTGGCGCATCGCGGTCGACTTCAAGCAGATGGGCAAGGACGAGGTGCTCTACCTCGCCAAGAAGATGCCCGAGGGCGGCAATCTGCTCGAAATCCGCGGCCTCGCGGGCGTGTTCGTCGACGACGAGATCTCGAAGGGCATCCACGAGGGCGTCGCCGAGAACCCGCAATTCAAGATCGTCGGCTCCGTGCACGGCGACTGGGCGCAGGATGTCGCCCAGAAGGCGGTCGCGGGCATCCTGCCCTCGCTGCCCGAGATCAAGGCGGTGGTGACGCAAGGCGGCGACGGCTACGGCGCGGCGCAGGCGTTCAAGGCGGCGAACCGCCCCACCCCGCTGATCATCATGGGCAACCGTCAGGACGAACTCGCCTGGTGGAAGGAGCAGAAGGACGCCAATGGCTACGAGACGATGTCGGTGTCGATCGCACCCGGCGTCTCGACGCTCGCCTTCTGGGTGGCGCAGCAGATCCTTGATGGCAAGGACGTGCCGAAGGATCTGACGGTACCGTTCCTGCGCATCGACCAGGACACGCTTGAAGCCAGCCTCGAGACGACCGAGAAGGGCGGCGTGGCCAACAAGGAATATACGCTCGAGGAAGCGCAGCAGGTGATCGCCGGCAAGTAA
- a CDS encoding sugar ABC transporter ATP-binding protein, with product MPDPLVQLDGVAKSFGAVRALASVSLDIEAGQCLGLVGHNGAGKSTLMNILAGTLSPSSGRVVAGGLDRAGRYGVAAAHSQGIRCVFQELSLCPNLSVAENARIMHPALRGFGWRRRAAGLILDRLDTIFPGHGIDPSAIVGDLSIARRQMVEIARAFTVTDTPARVVILDEPTSSLDSVLAGQLLAHVRAFCAGGGAVVLISHLLGEILSTANRIVVMRDGGIVADRPAGDFTRTTLVEAMGNVVREEAIADHASLRAGTVQVDAAPNRQGDGRRLVAHRGEIVGLAGLGGHGQTEMLIRIFSGASAAIADVRVGGAVALVAGDRQSDGVFPLWSIEKNMTIGSLPRMLRRWLIDPAAEAAMAEDWKARIAIRTPDVGNPILSLSGGNQQKVLFARALGSDAEIILMDDPMRGVDIGTKQEVYSMLHDEAARGRTFLWYTTELDELKQCDHVYVFRDGAIVIDLPRAELSERKVLQSSFEAAA from the coding sequence GTGCCTGACCCCCTCGTCCAGCTCGACGGCGTCGCCAAGTCGTTCGGCGCCGTGCGGGCGCTCGCCAGCGTCAGTCTCGATATCGAGGCCGGCCAGTGCCTCGGCCTGGTCGGCCACAACGGCGCCGGCAAGTCGACGCTGATGAACATCCTCGCCGGTACGCTTTCGCCGTCGAGCGGCCGCGTCGTCGCCGGGGGGCTCGATCGGGCCGGCCGCTACGGCGTCGCCGCCGCGCATTCCCAGGGCATACGCTGCGTCTTCCAGGAACTGTCGCTCTGCCCCAATCTCTCGGTGGCGGAGAACGCCCGCATCATGCATCCGGCGCTCCGCGGCTTCGGCTGGCGCCGGCGCGCCGCCGGCCTCATCCTCGACCGCCTCGACACGATCTTCCCCGGCCACGGCATCGATCCCTCGGCGATCGTCGGCGATCTGTCGATCGCCCGGCGCCAGATGGTTGAGATCGCCCGAGCCTTCACCGTCACCGACACGCCGGCCCGCGTCGTCATCCTCGACGAGCCGACCTCCTCGCTCGACTCGGTGCTGGCCGGGCAGTTGCTTGCCCATGTCCGCGCCTTCTGCGCCGGGGGCGGCGCCGTCGTGCTGATTTCGCACCTGCTGGGCGAGATCCTGTCCACCGCGAACCGGATCGTCGTGATGCGCGACGGCGGCATCGTCGCCGACCGGCCGGCGGGCGACTTCACCCGCACCACGCTCGTCGAGGCGATGGGCAACGTCGTGCGCGAGGAGGCGATCGCGGACCATGCCTCGCTTCGCGCCGGCACGGTGCAGGTGGATGCCGCGCCGAATCGGCAGGGCGACGGGCGCCGTCTGGTCGCGCATCGCGGCGAGATCGTCGGGCTCGCCGGCCTCGGCGGCCACGGACAAACGGAGATGCTGATCCGTATCTTCTCCGGCGCGTCCGCCGCCATTGCCGACGTCCGCGTCGGCGGGGCGGTCGCCTTGGTCGCCGGCGACCGCCAGAGCGACGGCGTCTTCCCGCTCTGGTCGATCGAGAAGAACATGACGATCGGATCGCTGCCGCGGATGCTGCGGCGCTGGCTGATCGATCCCGCCGCCGAGGCGGCAATGGCCGAGGACTGGAAGGCGCGGATCGCCATCCGCACGCCCGACGTCGGCAACCCCATCCTGTCGCTCTCGGGCGGCAACCAGCAGAAAGTGCTGTTCGCCCGCGCGCTCGGCTCCGACGCCGAGATCATCCTGATGGACGATCCGATGCGGGGGGTGGACATTGGCACCAAGCAGGAAGTCTACTCGATGCTGCATGACGAGGCGGCGCGGGGGCGCACCTTCCTGTGGTATACGACCGAGCTCGACGAACTGAAGCAGTGCGACCACGTCTACGTGTTCCGCGACGGCGCGATCGTGATCGACCTGCCGCGCGCCGAACTCAGCGAGAGAAAGGTGCTGCAATCCTCTTTCGAGGCGGCCGCCTGA
- a CDS encoding ABC transporter permease, which yields MKGLTVAHLRMALPALSLALLLVAIFWLQPRAMSYIGLNLLLNLALPIAFATIAQMLVITVNDLDLSIGAFVGFVACVGATWLRDDPLLGIAVLAGAIAVYAAVGALIHLRNLPSIVVTLGMSFVWLGLAILVLPTPGGKAPDWLRAAMTFKTPLLPMTLFASAALALVVHVGLMRTAYGAVLRGAGGNPASVQRAGWSLLKVKMTMFALAGFFGVLSGLALVGLTTSGDANIALRYTLLSIAGVILGGGEFTGGRVSPTGAVLGAMTLTLAGSFLSFLRLDPDWQIGAQGAILILVLALRVLITRAEGRT from the coding sequence ATGAAGGGACTGACCGTCGCACATCTGAGGATGGCCCTGCCCGCCCTGTCGCTGGCGCTGTTGCTGGTCGCGATCTTCTGGCTGCAGCCGCGGGCGATGAGCTATATCGGGCTCAACCTCCTGCTCAACCTCGCTCTTCCCATCGCCTTCGCCACCATCGCGCAGATGCTGGTCATCACCGTCAACGACCTCGACCTGTCGATCGGCGCTTTCGTCGGCTTCGTCGCCTGTGTCGGCGCGACCTGGCTGCGCGACGACCCGCTCCTCGGGATCGCCGTGCTGGCCGGCGCCATAGCGGTGTACGCGGCGGTCGGGGCGCTGATCCACCTGCGCAACCTGCCGTCGATCGTGGTGACGCTCGGCATGTCCTTCGTCTGGCTCGGTCTCGCCATCCTGGTCCTGCCGACGCCGGGCGGAAAGGCGCCGGACTGGCTGCGCGCGGCGATGACATTCAAGACGCCGCTGTTGCCAATGACGCTTTTCGCCTCCGCAGCGCTGGCGCTCGTCGTCCATGTCGGGCTGATGCGCACCGCCTATGGCGCGGTGCTGCGCGGCGCCGGCGGCAACCCGGCCTCGGTGCAGCGCGCCGGCTGGTCGCTGCTCAAGGTCAAGATGACCATGTTCGCGCTCGCCGGCTTCTTCGGCGTGCTGTCCGGCCTGGCGCTGGTCGGGCTCACCACCTCGGGGGATGCCAACATCGCGCTGCGTTATACGCTGCTGTCGATCGCCGGCGTCATCCTCGGCGGCGGCGAGTTCACCGGCGGCCGCGTCTCGCCGACCGGCGCCGTGCTCGGCGCCATGACGCTGACGCTCGCCGGCTCGTTCCTTTCCTTCCTCAGGCTCGACCCGGACTGGCAAATCGGCGCGCAGGGGGCGATCCTGATCCTGGTGCTGGCGCTGCGCGTGCTGATCACCCGGGCGGAGGGGAGGACATGA
- a CDS encoding ABC transporter permease, which produces MSRTLSALAAKPWLWSYVGALAIWLATAAYTGGTGSGEVLTAALSFATFSVLVAIGQMYVITLGPGNVDLSIPATITLAGAVSMKVMDTADPMILPGLAIALGCGAAVGTANYGLIRLLRIPPIIATLSSSFIVLSAAISYSRGIRIKPPPLLADFATAVVWGVPVMAACAVLLTAAMSVVLHRTIFGRTVTAIGQNPRAARLAGLPVDRVRFLTYVMCGVFAGLTGYLLSGFSGGAALNMGAEYLLASIAVVVIGGTSVAGGFANLPGLWGAAMLMFLLVTMLNTFGLGAGVRLVLTGAIIIAVIAAASGRPRER; this is translated from the coding sequence ATGAGCCGCACCCTCTCCGCCCTCGCGGCGAAGCCATGGCTCTGGTCCTATGTCGGCGCGCTGGCGATCTGGCTCGCGACGGCGGCGTATACCGGCGGCACCGGCTCCGGCGAGGTGCTGACCGCGGCGCTGTCCTTTGCCACCTTCTCGGTTCTCGTGGCGATCGGCCAGATGTATGTCATCACGCTCGGGCCGGGAAACGTCGACCTTTCCATCCCGGCGACGATCACGCTCGCCGGCGCGGTGTCGATGAAGGTCATGGACACGGCCGACCCGATGATCCTGCCTGGCCTTGCCATCGCGCTCGGCTGCGGCGCGGCCGTCGGCACCGCCAATTACGGCCTGATCAGGCTGCTGCGCATTCCGCCGATCATCGCGACGCTGTCGTCCAGCTTCATCGTGCTGTCGGCCGCGATCTCCTACAGCCGCGGCATCCGCATCAAGCCGCCGCCGCTGCTCGCCGACTTCGCCACCGCCGTCGTCTGGGGCGTTCCGGTGATGGCCGCCTGCGCGGTGCTGCTGACGGCGGCGATGAGCGTGGTGCTGCACCGCACGATCTTCGGTCGCACCGTCACGGCCATCGGCCAGAACCCGCGCGCCGCCAGGCTCGCCGGCCTGCCGGTCGACCGCGTACGGTTTCTCACCTACGTCATGTGCGGCGTCTTCGCGGGCCTGACCGGCTACCTGCTGTCCGGCTTCTCCGGGGGTGCCGCGCTCAACATGGGCGCCGAATACCTGCTCGCCTCGATCGCCGTCGTCGTCATCGGCGGCACGTCGGTCGCCGGCGGCTTCGCCAACCTGCCGGGCCTCTGGGGCGCGGCGATGCTGATGTTCCTGCTGGTCACCATGCTCAACACGTTCGGGCTCGGCGCCGGCGTGAGGCTGGTGCTGACCGGGGCGATCATCATCGCGGTGATCGCGGCGGCAAGCGGCAGGCCGCGCGAGCGGTAG